From a single Saccharomyces kudriavzevii IFO 1802 strain IFO1802 genome assembly, chromosome: 15 genomic region:
- the DSC3 gene encoding Dsc3p (similar to Saccharomyces cerevisiae YOR223W; ancestral locus Anc_8.645): MSAEPLLPTHNGSQADEAASAHQKFIVIRFSDVSVRDLQLNISNVPYSNINTHWLRRMCRELRPTQTQKRRLKFIRNGSILNTHSKIAEELTHYFGTASRNSDTATSASGGSGKNKYYIHCIIGTEELTQEELANEDLKDDATPSDDSMTTQAIGFDRLRSVGFTEQEIELLRQQFRATYGDLEEEEERLAQDGNRDDETNDIRQLEEQWMESGNGTAQGNTTGNENEDRFNSVPIANIKHNKDLLLGICVGFFFGVFGILLMKFDGLFNRRQKMAIFAGVIVNVMFCIVRGF, translated from the coding sequence ATGTCGGCAGAACCATTGTTACCTACGCATAACGGATCGCAAGCAGATGAGGCAGCATCCGCACATCAGAAATTCATCGTGATACGGTTTTCAGACGTATCAGTAAGGGATTTGCAATTGAACATATCGAATGTGCCCTATTCGAACATAAATACTCACTGGTTACGTCGAATGTGTAGGGAGTTGCGGCCTACACAGACGCAGAAGAGAAGACTGAAGTTTATCAGAAACGGTAGCATTCTGAACACACATTCTAAGATAGCTGAAGAGTTGACGCACTATTTTGGTACTGCAAGCAGGAATTCCGACACCGCTACAAGTGCCAGCGGTGGCTCTGGGAAGAACAAGTACTACATTCATTGTATAATTGGTACTGAGGAGCTCACGCAGGAGGAATTGGCCAACGAGGATCTGAAGGATGATGCGACCCCTTCCGACGACTCCATGACTACACAGGCCATCGGGTTTGATAGGCTACGATCCGTCGGTTTCactgaacaagaaattgaattgCTGAGACAGCAGTTTCGAGCCACTTATGGAGACttggaggaggaggaggaaagACTCGCTCAGGATGGTAATAGAGATGATGAGACCAATGATATCAGACAACTAGAAGAGCAGTGGATGGAAAGTGGAAATGGAACCGCTCAGGGTAATACCACTGGCAATGAAAACGAGGACAGGTTCAATTCCGTGCCGATCGCCAATATAAAGCACAACAAAGACCTGCTATTAGGTATATGTGTCgggtttttctttggtgTTTTTGGCATACTATTGATGAAGTTTGATGGCCTGTTCAACAGACGGCAAAAAATGGCGATTTTTGCCGGTGTGATTGTTAATGTCATGTTCTGCATTGTTAGAGGGTTTTAG
- the RPB8 gene encoding DNA-directed RNA polymerase core subunit RPB8 (similar to Saccharomyces cerevisiae RPB8 (YOR224C); ancestral locus Anc_8.646), which yields MSNTLFDDIFQVSDVDPGRYNKVCRIEAASTTHDQCKLTLDINVELFPVTAQDSLTVTIASSLNLEDTPANDSSATRSWRPPQPGDRSLADDYDYVMYGTAYKFEEVSKDLIAVYYSFGGLLMRLEGNYRNLNNLKQENAYLLIRR from the coding sequence ATGTCCAACACTCTATTTGACGATATATTCCAAGTCTCGGACGTTGACCCTGGTCGTTACAACAAAGTCTGCCGTATCGAAGCCGCATCAACCACTCACGACCAGTGTAAACTAACCTTGGACATAAATGTTGAATTGTTTCCCGTCACCGCACAGGATTCGTTGACCGTTACTATTGCATCCTCTTTAAATCTCGAAGACACTCCAGCAAACGACTCTTCCGCGACAAGAAGCTGGAGACCTCCGCAACCTGGTGACAGATCCCTCGCCGATGACTATGATTACGTCATGTACGGTACCGCTTACAAGTTTGAGGAGGTGAGTAAAGACCTAATCGCCGTTTACTACTCATTCGGCGGTCTTTTAATGAGACTGGAAGGTAACTATagaaatttgaataacTTGAAGCAAGAAAATGCTTATCTTTTGATTCGTCGTTAA